One stretch of Helicobacter jaachi DNA includes these proteins:
- a CDS encoding L,D-transpeptidase family protein produces the protein MSGFRKWLLCVVWSVSGLYALDAQVVELVNEYRKHGIKSIESTFDKYLTSSAYWADYLKENATEYGYFEDLSFLFVADKSAPSLKLYKVADLKLTLIGDSPALVAKGKGNKRKEGDLTTPIGSYDLTGRLTGLDQYYGPLAFPTDYPNVYDKSLKKTGSGIWIHGLPLNGNRQDLNTRGCIAIENELLKKYDNLIDWKKTMLITYEGAFKSASIEELSIVLSQLYQWKDAWQRSDLASYLNFYDEKDFYRPDGMSFKAFKEYKKNIFAKNEDKVIRISNINVSIYPNEANRNMYRISFVQDYKAYLNGKVNFSSMGKKDMYVVLENAHIRILSEK, from the coding sequence ATGAGCGGATTTAGAAAGTGGCTTTTGTGCGTGGTGTGGAGTGTAAGCGGACTTTACGCACTTGATGCGCAGGTCGTGGAGCTAGTAAATGAATACAGAAAACATGGTATAAAATCTATAGAATCTACATTTGATAAATATTTAACAAGTAGCGCGTATTGGGCGGATTATTTGAAAGAAAATGCCACAGAATATGGATATTTTGAGGATTTATCATTTTTATTTGTCGCAGATAAAAGTGCGCCTAGTCTTAAGCTCTATAAAGTCGCGGATTTAAAGCTTACGCTCATTGGCGATTCGCCAGCTCTTGTGGCAAAGGGCAAGGGTAATAAGCGAAAAGAGGGTGATTTGACCACACCCATTGGCAGCTATGATTTAACCGGGCGGCTTACAGGTTTAGACCAATACTATGGACCGCTTGCTTTTCCTACAGACTATCCTAATGTGTATGATAAATCGCTCAAAAAAACAGGCAGTGGTATTTGGATTCACGGGCTGCCGCTTAATGGAAATCGGCAGGATTTGAATACGCGCGGCTGCATAGCCATTGAGAATGAGCTGCTTAAAAAATATGATAATCTCATTGACTGGAAAAAAACTATGCTTATCACTTATGAAGGCGCATTTAAGAGTGCAAGCATAGAGGAGCTATCTATCGTGCTTTCACAGCTTTATCAGTGGAAAGATGCGTGGCAAAGGAGTGATTTAGCAAGTTATTTAAATTTTTATGATGAAAAGGATTTCTATCGTCCCGATGGTATGAGCTTTAAGGCATTTAAGGAGTATAAGAAAAATATATTTGCTAAAAATGAAGATAAGGTCATACGCATTTCAAATATTAATGTTTCAATTTACCCAAATGAGGCAAATCGCAATATGTATCGCATTAGTTTTGTGCAAGATTATAAAGCCTATCTTAATGGCAAGGTAAATTTTAG
- the era gene encoding GTPase Era: MAENKDTQQSHEPTRAGFVATLGRPNAGKSTLLNHLLGEHLALVSHKANATRKQLQLIVPYAPLRAQIIFVDTPGIHHQEKLLNQYMLSQALKAMSDCDLAMYLAPVSDDVKHYEAFLRLYEHKAHILLLTKTDTCTQSELLAKIAQYQAFSQYFLALLPISVKKGFQREQLLACIASHLPYAPFFYDDELLTPASLKEIYKEMIRQSLFENLSDEIPYEADVVIKHFEEGVRRDRIYAHIIVEKQSQKGVVIGKGGSSIKRISQCARHKIASLSPKDIFLKLDVEVHKGWSKHKDVLKKIGYDFAQ; the protein is encoded by the coding sequence ATGGCAGAAAATAAAGACACGCAACAAAGCCATGAGCCAACTAGAGCGGGATTTGTGGCGACACTTGGCAGACCAAATGCTGGCAAATCAACACTTCTTAATCATCTCTTAGGCGAGCATCTCGCGCTCGTGTCGCACAAAGCAAATGCCACACGCAAGCAGCTACAGCTTATCGTGCCTTACGCGCCGCTTAGGGCGCAAATTATTTTTGTAGATACGCCGGGCATTCATCATCAAGAGAAATTACTCAATCAATATATGCTCTCCCAAGCCTTAAAGGCAATGAGTGATTGTGATTTGGCAATGTATTTAGCTCCAGTGAGTGATGATGTAAAGCATTATGAGGCATTTTTGCGCCTCTATGAGCATAAAGCGCATATTTTGCTTTTGACTAAAACTGACACATGCACGCAAAGTGAGCTACTAGCAAAAATAGCGCAGTATCAAGCTTTTAGCCAATATTTTCTAGCGCTTTTGCCTATAAGCGTTAAAAAAGGCTTTCAAAGGGAGCAGTTGCTAGCGTGTATTGCTTCACATTTGCCCTATGCGCCTTTTTTTTACGATGATGAGCTACTTACGCCCGCTTCGCTTAAAGAGATTTATAAAGAAATGATACGACAAAGTCTATTTGAGAATCTAAGTGATGAAATCCCCTATGAAGCCGATGTGGTGATTAAGCATTTTGAAGAGGGTGTGCGGCGTGATAGAATCTATGCGCATATTATTGTAGAGAAGCAAAGCCAAAAGGGAGTAGTTATCGGCAAAGGCGGGAGTAGCATTAAGCGCATTAGTCAATGTGCAAGGCACAAAATTGCCTCACTTAGCCCCAAAGATATATTTTTAAAGCTTGATGTAGAGGTGCATAAAGGCTGGAGCAAACACAAAGATGTGTTGAAAAAAATAGGGTATGATTTTGCGCAGTAA
- the hslU gene encoding HslU--HslV peptidase ATPase subunit, whose protein sequence is MTPKQIVEYLDGYIIGQHEAKKAVAIALRNRYRRLRLDKEVQDEITPKNILMIGSTGVGKTEIARRMAKMMGLPFVKVEASKYTEVGFVGRDVESMVRDLVLASVNLVENEHRARAQAQINDYIIEKITQKLLPPLPSGVSEAKKNEYDISFAKMKQRVIKGEVDDLKIEVEVSKKPQVNDENLPPDMIKVQESIFKVLNVTQDKIKKEMSVKEAKEALTFEATESVLDADSIRAEGLRRAQENGVIFIDEIDKVAVGSKDSSRQDPSKEGVQRDLLPIVEGSVVNTKYGQIKTDYILFIAAGAFHFSKPSDLIPELQGRFPLRVELQSLNEESLYQILTQTKSSLLRQYQLLLHTENITLEFSDEAIRELARLSHSANERTEDIGARRLHTTIERVLEDISFDVDTYAGKEIEVTGEMVRERLGDLVENIDLARYIL, encoded by the coding sequence ATGACACCAAAGCAGATTGTGGAATATCTTGATGGCTATATCATCGGGCAGCATGAGGCTAAAAAGGCTGTAGCAATTGCGCTTAGAAATCGCTATCGGCGCTTAAGGCTTGATAAAGAGGTGCAAGATGAGATTACGCCCAAAAATATTTTGATGATTGGCTCAACGGGCGTAGGAAAGACTGAAATCGCTCGCCGTATGGCAAAGATGATGGGATTGCCTTTTGTGAAAGTAGAGGCGAGCAAATATACTGAAGTGGGCTTTGTGGGGCGCGATGTAGAATCTATGGTGCGTGATTTGGTGCTAGCAAGTGTAAATTTGGTAGAGAATGAGCATAGGGCGCGCGCGCAAGCACAAATTAATGATTATATTATTGAAAAAATCACTCAAAAGCTCCTCCCACCTCTGCCAAGTGGCGTGAGTGAGGCAAAGAAAAATGAGTATGATATAAGTTTTGCCAAAATGAAGCAGCGCGTGATAAAAGGCGAGGTTGATGATTTAAAAATTGAAGTAGAAGTGAGCAAAAAGCCTCAAGTTAATGATGAAAACCTCCCGCCTGATATGATAAAAGTGCAAGAATCTATTTTTAAAGTGTTAAATGTCACACAAGATAAAATTAAAAAAGAAATGAGCGTCAAAGAGGCAAAAGAAGCTCTTACCTTTGAGGCTACAGAATCTGTGCTAGATGCAGATTCTATACGCGCGGAGGGCTTGCGGCGCGCGCAGGAAAATGGTGTAATTTTTATTGATGAGATTGATAAAGTAGCCGTTGGGAGCAAAGATAGCTCGCGTCAAGACCCCAGTAAAGAGGGCGTGCAGCGCGACTTGTTGCCTATTGTTGAGGGCAGTGTGGTGAATACAAAATATGGACAGATTAAAACAGATTATATTTTATTTATCGCAGCGGGCGCGTTTCACTTTAGCAAGCCTAGTGATTTAATCCCCGAGCTACAAGGGCGATTTCCCCTGCGTGTAGAGCTACAAAGCTTAAATGAAGAGAGTTTGTATCAAATTCTTACACAGACTAAAAGTTCGCTTTTGCGTCAATATCAATTACTGCTCCATACTGAAAATATTACACTTGAGTTTAGCGATGAGGCTATAAGGGAGCTTGCTAGGCTTTCTCATAGTGCTAATGAACGCACAGAGGATATTGGCGCTAGGCGTTTGCATACAACTATTGAGCGCGTGCTGGAGGATATTAGCTTTGATGTGGATACTTACGCGGGTAAGGAAATAGAGGTGACAGGAGAAATGGTGCGCGAGCGGCTAGGGGATTTGGTGGAGAATATCGATTTGGCGCGCTATATTCTATAA
- a CDS encoding M48 family metallopeptidase — MAEIITKSVNIMLKTLQKSYAKASSISLERKNIKYPRIVIKADLSLFVRVPMGFSSTEVQQFINTHHLWIQSHLDRLSKHTSSTHSLLQSHHNEILIFGVWQHLDSVRIESSTLFTPTLKKALQQRLYDYIIPRAQEFSARMNLAYKAIKITNATSRFGSCTYDNRLFFSFMLIFAPHSHIDYVIIHELAHIRHKNHSFKFWNLVLQYCPNAKTIRKDLREQARIYPFLLEKLSPR; from the coding sequence ATGGCTGAAATTATAACTAAAAGTGTCAATATAATGTTAAAAACCCTGCAAAAATCTTATGCAAAAGCCTCTAGCATTTCTCTTGAGCGCAAAAATATCAAATATCCGCGCATTGTGATTAAAGCAGATTTATCCCTTTTTGTGCGCGTGCCAATGGGCTTTTCTAGCACTGAAGTGCAGCAATTTATTAACACACATCATTTGTGGATACAATCTCACCTTGATAGGCTATCCAAGCACACTTCCTCCACGCATTCGCTCCTGCAATCTCATCATAATGAAATACTTATCTTTGGCGTATGGCAGCATTTAGATTCTGTGCGTATAGAATCTAGCACGCTTTTTACCCCTACGCTAAAAAAGGCGCTTCAGCAAAGGCTTTATGATTATATTATCCCGCGTGCGCAGGAGTTTAGCGCGCGTATGAATTTAGCTTACAAAGCCATTAAAATCACCAACGCCACTTCGCGCTTTGGCAGCTGCACTTATGATAATCGCCTCTTTTTTTCATTTATGCTTATTTTTGCGCCGCATTCACATATTGATTATGTTATTATCCATGAACTAGCGCATATTAGGCATAAAAATCATTCATTTAAGTTTTGGAATCTTGTCTTGCAATATTGCCCAAATGCTAAAACTATCCGCAAAGATTTGCGCGAGCAGGCTAGAATCTACCCATTTTTGCTTGAAAAGTTATCTCCACGCTAA
- the hslV gene encoding ATP-dependent protease subunit HslV has protein sequence MFEATTILGYKGEYKGKKCAIIGGDGQVTFGNCVLKNNATKIRTLYNGQILSGFAGSTADAFSLFDMFERILEGRKGDLVRSVLEFSKEWRKDKYLRKLEAMMIVLDSEHIYILSGTGDVVEPEDGKIAAIGSGGNYALSAARALDAHSQLSPREIVEHSLKIAGELCIYTNTNIKILAL, from the coding sequence ATGTTTGAAGCGACAACCATACTAGGCTACAAGGGCGAGTATAAGGGCAAAAAGTGTGCTATTATTGGTGGTGATGGGCAAGTAACATTTGGCAATTGCGTGCTAAAAAATAACGCCACTAAAATCCGCACGCTTTATAATGGGCAAATCTTAAGCGGCTTTGCAGGCAGCACAGCAGATGCGTTTAGTTTATTTGATATGTTTGAGCGTATTTTAGAAGGGCGCAAGGGCGATTTAGTGCGCAGCGTGCTAGAATTTAGCAAAGAATGGCGCAAAGATAAGTATTTGCGCAAACTAGAAGCGATGATGATTGTGCTAGATAGCGAGCATATTTATATTTTAAGCGGCACGGGCGATGTGGTGGAGCCAGAAGATGGTAAGATTGCCGCTATTGGCAGCGGAGGAAATTATGCCCTAAGTGCAGCGCGTGCTTTGGACGCCCATAGCCAGCTCTCACCGCGCGAAATTGTAGAGCATTCTTTGAAAATAGCTGGTGAGCTATGCATTTACACTAATACAAATATTAAAATTTTAGCATTATAA
- the rplI gene encoding 50S ribosomal protein L9 — protein sequence MKVLLLENVQGLGKKGEIVEVKDGYGQNFLIAKNKAARATNEVINKYKAQQKKAEEQAALEIAQMQQMKKNIESIHLTLHKKVGANDTLFGSITKEEIAQVLKEHKIELDKKHIEIAHAIKHIGAFDVQIKLGHGINATLKLTIEPLKEA from the coding sequence ATGAAAGTGTTGCTTTTGGAGAATGTGCAGGGGCTAGGGAAAAAGGGTGAGATTGTTGAAGTCAAAGACGGCTATGGGCAGAATTTTTTAATCGCTAAAAATAAAGCCGCGCGCGCTACAAATGAGGTGATTAATAAATATAAAGCCCAGCAAAAAAAGGCAGAGGAGCAAGCCGCACTAGAGATTGCTCAAATGCAGCAAATGAAAAAAAATATAGAATCTATCCATCTTACTTTGCATAAAAAAGTGGGCGCAAATGATACGCTTTTTGGCTCAATCACAAAAGAGGAAATCGCCCAAGTGCTTAAGGAGCATAAAATCGAGCTTGACAAAAAGCATATTGAAATCGCACATGCTATCAAGCACATAGGTGCATTTGATGTGCAAATAAAGCTAGGGCACGGCATTAATGCGACTTTGAAGCTCACTATAGAGCCGCTAAAGGAAGCTTAA